TTTTGGCGAGGTTCCTCGCCCACTTGCGCGTGGAGCGCGGGCTTTCACTCGCCACCCAAACGGCCTACCGCCGCCAGATTGAAGGCTACCTCCGTGACGTCGCCAAACAAGGCGCCTCCCTCGCCGAGTCCACGAAAGAAACCATCGTGGCGTATATTGGATCGCGTCAACGCGCTGGCCTTAAACCGAGTTCGGTTTTTCACCTCGCGCTGGCTATCCGCCAATTCCACCGGTTCCTGTTCGCGGAAAAATATCTCGGAATCGATCCTAGCGCGGGAATGAAACTTCCTAAATTTGAACACACTGTTCCTGAGCCTTTGTCTGTAGTCCAAATCGGTGTGCTTCTAACTCCATCGGTTTCTCGTAAATTTGCAGTCGTGAAAACGCAGACCATGATCACCGCCGCATACAGTTTGGGGTTGCGGGTTTCGGAGTTGGTGAATCTCAATGCTGGCGATGTTAATTTCGAAGAAGGGTATGTCCGTGTGCGTCGAGGCAAGGGCGGTCAGGATCGAATTATCCCATTCGGGCAAACCCTAAAAAATGCGCTCAAGTGTTACATTGAAATGAGGAGCGAACAATCAAATCTAACGTTGCCTCACCTTTTCTTGAGCACAAGAGGAAGGCCGATCAGCCGAGGAACGTTCTGGTGGCTACTGAAGCGGTGGGCGAATCGAGCCGGGATTAAGGGACGCGTCTCACCGCATCAGCTTCGGCATTCATTCGCGACTCATCTATTAGCTGGCGGGGCAAACATCAGAGGCATTCAAGCAGCCCTAGGACATAAGGATATCCGTCAAACTCAGAGATATTCCCATGTTGATATATCTTTCCTACGAAAAACCCTGACTCATCTTCCAATGTCTTGAGCAACGAACCGCACGGCCCGCCATTCGTAAAGAATTGAGAGCTGTTCTAGAGGGAGGTGATCATAATGGCCCACGAAACAATGACTCAAATGAGCAACGAAGTGCGGCAATGTATCCAAAATTGTCTCGACTGTTTTCGGATCTGTGAAGAAACAGCGGCTCACTGCTTGGCGATAGGTGGAAAGCACGCTGAGGCGTCTCATATTCAAGTGCTCCAAGACTGTGCGGACATCTGCAAAACAAGCGCTGGCTTCATGGCCCGTAATTCAGATCGGCATGGTCAAACTTGCGGCGTATGCGCCAAAGTCTGTCAAGAATGTGCCGAAAGCTGGGAACAAATGGCCGGGGGCGACAGCCTGATGAAGCAATGCGCAGATGCTTGCCGACGTTGTGCGCAATCTTGTCAGTCGATGGCTCGCATGTGATGAGAATCAAGTAGTCATCCCCTGACCGTCCCAATCCGAGGTCGGAAGAGCGGCCAGGGGAATGGCATTTTTTTTACAGGCTTAATTTTCGCAATCGAAGCGCGTTACCGATCACTGATACCGAGCTGAGCGTCATCGCCGCCGCCGCGATCATCGGACTCAACAACAATCCTGTGAAGGGATAGAGAATTCCTGCGGCAACTGGAACGCCGAGAACGTTGTAGATGAAGGCGAAGAACAGATTTTGGCGGATGTTCCGCATCGTGCCTTGGCTGAGTCGATAGGCGCGGGCAATGCCTCTGAGATCTCCCTTCACGAGCGTCATCCGGGCGCTTTCCATCGCCACATCGGTTCCGGTGCCCATCGCGATGCCCACGTTGGCCTGCGCCAAGGCTGGCGCGTCATTGATGCCATCCCCGGCCATCGCGACAATTTTTCCTTCAGCCTGAAACCGCTTTACTACCTCAATTTTCTGGTGAGGCAGTGTTTCCGCTTCAACTTTATCGATGCCTAACTTTTTGGCGACGGCCTCTGCGGTGGTGCGACTATCGCCTGTTAACATCACAACATGGATGCCTTGCTTTTGAAGAATTTGAATCGCCTCTTTGGATGATTCTTTAATGGGATCGGCCACACCCAAAATCCCCGCCAATTGATTGTCAACCACGATGAACATCGCAGTCTGGCCTTCCCGGCGCATTTCCTCCGCTTTGTCTTTTGACTCACTCGCCGCAACACCGAGTTGCTCTAACAATGGCGCGTTCCCTATGGCGATTTGTTTGCCATCGATCACGCCAATCACGCCTTTTCCGGTGACGGACTTGAAATCCTTCGTTTGAGACAAGGCCAATTTCTTTTCCTGTGCGGCGGCGACAATCGCCGACGCTAATGGATGTTCGCTTCCTCGTTCAAGGCTGGCAGCCAAACCCAATATTTCATCTTCGGAATGGCCATTTAATCCGACAAGAGAAACAACCCGAGGTTTTCCAACAGTTAGCGTGCCCGTTTTGTCGACGACCAGCGTGTCAACTTTTTCCATTAACTCAAGCGCTTCTGCGTTTTTAATTAGAACTCCAGCGGAAGCTCCGCGGCCGGTTCCAACCATAATCGACATCGGCGTCGCGAGTCCCAATGCGCAAGGGCAGGCGATGATTAAGACAGCCACGGCATTCACGAGCGCATATCCCCAGCTCGGCGCAGGACCCACGAGACCCCAGATAACAAACGAAATTACTGCAACGAGTATAACGATAGGTACAAAGTAAGACGCAATATAGTCTGCCAACCGCTGAATCGGTGCGCGACTTCTTTGCGCCTCTCCCACCATCTTCACAATCTGCGCGAGCAACGTTTCGCTACCGACACGTTCCGCTTTCATCACAAATCCGCCCGACCCATTGACCGTTCCGCCCGTTACCTTGTCGTCTTTGGTCTTGTGGACTGGGATAGGTTCACCGGTCACCATCGACTCATCAATCGAGCTTTCTCCTTCCAAAACAATGCCATCGACGGGGATCTTCTCTCCAGGCCGAACTCGCAAATGGTCACCCGGCTTCACATGTTCGAGCGGGATATCGCTTTCAGTTCCATCGCTACTTATGACTCGCGCGGTTTTGGGCGCGAGACCCAATAGGGCCTTGATGGCGCTGTTCGTCTGGCTTCGCGCACGAAGCTCCAGCACTTGGCCCAAGAGAACGAGTGTTGTGATGACGGCGCCGGCCTCAAAATAAACGGCTACCCCGCCGCCATGAGTTCGGTATGCTTCGGGAAATAAATTGGGAAAAAGAGTGGCGATCACGCTGTACACATAGGCCGCGCCAGTGCCGATGGCGATTAACGTGAACATATTGAGACTTTTGTTCTTAATTGACGCCCACCCCCGCACAAAAAAAGGCCAGCCACCCCATAAAATGACAGGAGTCGTCACGGCCATTTGTGCCCACATCGAGAACCGACCGGAAAACCAATGTTGAAGTGGTTGCCCAGGAATCATCTCGGACATCGCCATCAAAACGGCAGGCACCGTCAAGGCGGCGCTCACCCAGAAACGTCGCGACATGTCTTTTAGCTCGGGGTTTTCTTCCTCTTCGGCTGATGCCATTACCGGTTCCAGCGCCATGCCGCAAATGGGGCAAGATCCGGGCGCGTCCCTTACGATCTCTGGGTGCATGGGACAGGTGTAGGTTGTTTTCTTTTGCAGTTTCTCCGTTGAGGGCTGCTCAACCGATGGCGGGACTTTGGCTCCACAGCATCCGTGATTATGAGTTTCAGTAGAAACATACCTTTCGGGATTCTGCTCAAACTTCTTAAGGCAATTGGTGCTGCAGAAATAATAAGTTTCACCCTTATACACTTTCCGGCCGGCCACCTCTTTGGGGTCAATGGTCATTCCGCAAACCGGATCTTTAATCGCTTGTCCTATCGTGTTGTTCATAAAAAAACTCCTTCGTTGATGGTAGGCCAATTTGGCCTTCACCCGTGCTGACGTATGACCCTTTAAATTATTACACCTGTCGGCAATGACAGTTCAGGCAGGCATGTTTAGCGCAGGTTCCGCAGGTCTCCAAAAGGCGCTTCTTTAGGCTTTGGCGAGCACGGTGAAGACGAACCGTAGCATTGTTCTGGCTTAAACCTTTTTTCTTGGCGTAGCTCTGAATTTCCTGTTCTTTCAGCTCGACTTCCTTGAGGGCATCCGCATATTCGGGCTTCATATCGCGGATAAGACTTTCCATGCATTTGCAGATGGCCTTCTCAATGTGGGGATTCATTTCTATAGGAATGATTTCCACCGTTGGATCAGCCGGAGTGAGTACGCGTTTTTCGACATCCCGATGCCGGTAATGATCAATGATGGCGTTTCTCAGGATACGGTAGAACCAGGCCACAACTCGTTCATCGTTTCGAAGGGTTTGAGATTTCTTCAGGCCCTTTTGGTAGGCCGATTGAAGAATATCCTCAGCCACCTCGCCGCTCTCAACGCGGGAACGAACGAAGGCCAAAAATTTTTGATGATTATCGAAGATCACTGAATTGAGTTTTTCTTTACGCATTGCTCTCCATAAATTCTGGATTTGACGCCCTCACATCCACAGTTCCGTGTTTCATTTCATAACGCCACTTCCAAACAAAATAGATCGCCGGATACACCAAAAGCTCCAACACGAAGGATGTGAAGAGGCCTCCCACCATTGGTGCTGCGATGCGCTTCATGACATCGGAACCTGTCCCTACAGCCCACATGATCGGCATAAATCCCAAGAAGTTAGTGGCCACCATCATGACCTTCGGCCGGATTCGCCGGACGGCTCCATGGATAACAGCTTCTTTGAGATCATCAAATGTCCGCATCTTGCCTTCCTTCACGCGCTCGTCATAGGCGAGGTCCAGGTACAGGAGCATGAATACACCGGTTTCAGCATCCAGCCCCAAGAGAGCGATGATGCCCACCCAGACCGCGACGCTCATGTTGTAGTCGAGGATCCAAAGCAGCCAGACGGCTCCGATGGCGCTGAACGGAACGGCAGTAAGAACGATGGCCGTTTTCACCCATGACCGCGTGCTCATATAAAGCAGCACCAGAATAATGAAAAGAGTCAACGGAACGACAACCGCCATCCGTTCGCGCATGGCCACCAGATTCTCGTACTGGCCGCTCCAACTGAGGGTATACCCTGCGGGCATCTGGAGCTTTTCGCGAACCAATTGCTTCGCTTCTTCCACATAACTACCAATGTCTCGGCCGGCGATATCGACGTAAACATAACCGGCCAAGAGCCCGTTCTCGTTTCGAATCATGGACGGTCCTGACACAAGTTGAATGTCCGCAATTTGGGCGATAGGAATTTGAGCGCCGGTCATCGTGGGCACCAGCACTCGCTCCAATTTTTTAAGGTCCGTGCGAAGCTCGCGTGGATAGCGGACGATGACGCCATAGCGTTCCCGCCCTTCGATTGTCGTGGTGATCGTCTCACCGCCGATGGCGGACATGATGACCATTTCGGCATCTTTGATCGTTAGCCCATAACGCGCCAGTTGCTCCCGCTTTAAGGTGAAGTCCAGAAAATAGCCGCCGGCGGTGCGCTCGGCGTAGACGCTACGCGTGCCCGGAACTGAGCGGATTATGTTTTCGACGTCTCCGCCAATCTTTTCGATTTCCTTGAGATCCGCTCCGAATATCTTAATGCCGATGGGCGTGCGAATGCCCGTAGAGAGCATGTCAATCCGATTCTTGATTGGCATTGTCCAGGCGTTGGTGACGCCAGGGAAGCGCAAAGATTTATCCATGTCGTCCACCAAATCGTTAAACGAGATTCGATTCGGCCAAAGCCAACGGAAAGGAGCTTCCATGAAATCGGGAAGCCAAGAATACCACCGCTCTTTGGTCCGCCATTCAGAATGCGGTTTTAAAAGAACGGTCGTTTCCATCATGGAAAAAGGCGCGGGGTCCGTTGATGTCTCCGCACGTCCAGCTTTCCCGAACACCCGTTCCACTTCTGGAAAACCCATCAGAATTCGATCCTGCGTTTGCATCAGCTTTTGGGCTTCGGTTACGGAGATACCTGGAAGGGTCGTTGGCATATAGAGAATCGAGCCTTCCTCCAGCGGCGGCATAAATTCAGAGCCGATCCGAAAATAGATAGGGACGGTGAGCAAAACCAGCGCCAGCGATCCCAGAATGACTGTTTTGCGGCGCTCAATGACCCACCGAACCGCCGGTTCATAGAGGCGGAACATCGGACGGCTGATCGGGTGCTCTTCTTCCGTATAAAGCTTTCCCACAAACAACCAAGTCGCCACCTTTGCGAGCCAAGCCGGTCGGAAACGATAAGGATCAAGGCGCGTAAACAGCAATCGAACGGCGGGGGCCAAGGTAATCGCAAGGATCGCAGCCATCGCCAAAGCCAGGTTCTTCGTATACGCGAGGGGTTTGAAAAGTCGCCCTGCTTGGCCTTCCAGGGCAAAGATCGGCAGAAAGGCGACGGCCATGATCAACAAAGAATAAAAGGCCGAGGGGCCGACCTCCTGCATGGCGCGAATCAAAACCGCCCGAATATCTCCTTTGCGTCCCTTCTTGTCCCATTGCTCGATGTGCTTATGCGCGTTTTCCGACATGACGATCGAGGCGTCCACCATGTCGGCCACGGCGACCGCGATGCCGCCGAGCGACATGACGCTCGAGGTAATCCGCATGAAGTACATCGGGATGAAGCTTAAGATGGTGGCAATCGGAAGACTGGTGATGGGCAGTAATGCGCTGGGGAAATGAAGAAGGAAAACAATGATAACCAGGCTCACGATGACCATCTCAGCGGTGAGTGCCTCGGTAATTGTGCGAATCGCTTCCTTAATCAGTTCCGACCTGTCATAGGTCGTCACAAGCTCAACGCCCTTTGGAAGCGAAGGGCGAATCTCTTCGATCTTGGCTTTGACTCGCCGAATCACGTTTAATGCATTCTCACCGTCACGCATAATGACAATGCCACCGACGACATCCCCTTGGCCATCCAAATCCGATACGCCACGACGAATATCCGGTCCCATAACTACTTGGGCGACATTTTTAATCAGGACAGGAGTTCCTCTCGACGCCATCGGTAAAGATCCCGATTCT
Above is a window of Elusimicrobiota bacterium DNA encoding:
- the xerD_5 gene encoding Tyrosine recombinase XerD — its product is MTAGAGLLARFLAHLRVERGLSLATQTAYRRQIEGYLRDVAKQGASLAESTKETIVAYIGSRQRAGLKPSSVFHLALAIRQFHRFLFAEKYLGIDPSAGMKLPKFEHTVPEPLSVVQIGVLLTPSVSRKFAVVKTQTMITAAYSLGLRVSELVNLNAGDVNFEEGYVRVRRGKGGQDRIIPFGQTLKNALKCYIEMRSEQSNLTLPHLFLSTRGRPISRGTFWWLLKRWANRAGIKGRVSPHQLRHSFATHLLAGGANIRGIQAALGHKDIRQTQRYSHVDISFLRKTLTHLPMS
- the silP gene encoding Silver exporting P-type ATPase; this encodes MNNTIGQAIKDPVCGMTIDPKEVAGRKVYKGETYYFCSTNCLKKFEQNPERYVSTETHNHGCCGAKVPPSVEQPSTEKLQKKTTYTCPMHPEIVRDAPGSCPICGMALEPVMASAEEEENPELKDMSRRFWVSAALTVPAVLMAMSEMIPGQPLQHWFSGRFSMWAQMAVTTPVILWGGWPFFVRGWASIKNKSLNMFTLIAIGTGAAYVYSVIATLFPNLFPEAYRTHGGGVAVYFEAGAVITTLVLLGQVLELRARSQTNSAIKALLGLAPKTARVISSDGTESDIPLEHVKPGDHLRVRPGEKIPVDGIVLEGESSIDESMVTGEPIPVHKTKDDKVTGGTVNGSGGFVMKAERVGSETLLAQIVKMVGEAQRSRAPIQRLADYIASYFVPIVILVAVISFVIWGLVGPAPSWGYALVNAVAVLIIACPCALGLATPMSIMVGTGRGASAGVLIKNAEALELMEKVDTLVVDKTGTLTVGKPRVVSLVGLNGHSEDEILGLAASLERGSEHPLASAIVAAAQEKKLALSQTKDFKSVTGKGVIGVIDGKQIAIGNAPLLEQLGVAASESKDKAEEMRREGQTAMFIVVDNQLAGILGVADPIKESSKEAIQILQKQGIHVVMLTGDSRTTAEAVAKKLGIDKVEAETLPHQKIEVVKRFQAEGKIVAMAGDGINDAPALAQANVGIAMGTGTDVAMESARMTLVKGDLRGIARAYRLSQGTMRNIRQNLFFAFIYNVLGVPVAAGILYPFTGLLLSPMIAAAAMTLSSVSVIGNALRLRKLSL
- the cusA_1 gene encoding Cation efflux system protein CusA, with the protein product MIERIIEFCARNKFIVLIFTAAAVVAGLYAMKRVPLDAIPDLSDQQVIIYSRWDRSPDIIEDQVTYPIVSALLGAPKVKAIRGFSDFGFSYVYVIFEDGTDLYWARSRTLEYLSKITPRLPEGVRTELGPDATGLGWVFQYALVDKTGKNNLADLRSFQDWNLRYLLQAVPGVAEVASIGGFQKQYQVIVDPNALSSYNIPLMKVVDAIRDGNNDVGGRVVEFAGAEYMVRGRGYAKSIKDIENIVIGLPSRAMPTNAAALSPGMSGSESGSLPMASRGTPVLIKNVAQVVMGPDIRRGVSDLDGQGDVVGGIVIMRDGENALNVIRRVKAKIEEIRPSLPKGVELVTTYDRSELIKEAIRTITEALTAEMVIVSLVIIVFLLHFPSALLPITSLPIATILSFIPMYFMRITSSVMSLGGIAVAVADMVDASIVMSENAHKHIEQWDKKGRKGDIRAVLIRAMQEVGPSAFYSLLIMAVAFLPIFALEGQAGRLFKPLAYTKNLALAMAAILAITLAPAVRLLFTRLDPYRFRPAWLAKVATWLFVGKLYTEEEHPISRPMFRLYEPAVRWVIERRKTVILGSLALVLLTVPIYFRIGSEFMPPLEEGSILYMPTTLPGISVTEAQKLMQTQDRILMGFPEVERVFGKAGRAETSTDPAPFSMMETTVLLKPHSEWRTKERWYSWLPDFMEAPFRWLWPNRISFNDLVDDMDKSLRFPGVTNAWTMPIKNRIDMLSTGIRTPIGIKIFGADLKEIEKIGGDVENIIRSVPGTRSVYAERTAGGYFLDFTLKREQLARYGLTIKDAEMVIMSAIGGETITTTIEGRERYGVIVRYPRELRTDLKKLERVLVPTMTGAQIPIAQIADIQLVSGPSMIRNENGLLAGYVYVDIAGRDIGSYVEEAKQLVREKLQMPAGYTLSWSGQYENLVAMRERMAVVVPLTLFIILVLLYMSTRSWVKTAIVLTAVPFSAIGAVWLLWILDYNMSVAVWVGIIALLGLDAETGVFMLLYLDLAYDERVKEGKMRTFDDLKEAVIHGAVRRIRPKVMMVATNFLGFMPIMWAVGTGSDVMKRIAAPMVGGLFTSFVLELLVYPAIYFVWKWRYEMKHGTVDVRASNPEFMESNA